In Janthinobacterium sp. J1-1, a single genomic region encodes these proteins:
- a CDS encoding GMC family oxidoreductase: protein MADITLKPVDVVIVGFGWTGAIMAKELTEAGLNVLALERGPYRDTYPDGAYPKTLDELTYIQRSKIFQDMSKSSFTFRHEVKGIAVPYRQIGAFKPGTGVGGAGLHWSGQHWRVLPEELQLRSHYEKRYGKKFIPDGMTIQDFGVTYEELEPHFDFVEKVFGTSGQAYKVNGKIVGPGNIFEADRSDNYALPPQKVPYTAHLFQLAAKEVGLNPFVSASSNASQPYTNPYNCQMGPCNFCGFCSGFACYNYSKASPQVNIMPALRLASNFELRANCNVLRINLDGSKQKATGVTYVNADGKTVEQPADLVIASTFAYNNAHLLLVSGIGKPYDPVSNEGVVGRNIAYQTMSTVQMFYEPGKNTNPFIGSGGNGVAVDDYNGDNFDHGPLGFVGGSPAWCNPAGVKPIAGIPVPDGTPSWGSGWKKAVKDNYTSTVSFDVHGANMVYRDCYVDLDPTYTDVFGQPLLRFTFDWKDNDIKMSRYVTGKMLEVAKAMKPKSIHVSMKNFGDHLDLRNYQTTHWAGGTAMGTDRRTSVVNRYLQSWDVSNVFVVGSSVFPVGIGYNPTGLAAALTYWCAKAVREQYLKDPRPLVAA from the coding sequence ATGGCAGACATTACATTGAAACCGGTCGACGTCGTCATCGTCGGCTTCGGCTGGACCGGCGCCATCATGGCCAAGGAATTGACGGAAGCGGGCCTGAACGTGCTGGCCCTGGAACGCGGCCCGTACCGCGACACCTACCCGGATGGCGCGTATCCGAAAACGCTGGACGAACTGACCTATATCCAGCGCAGCAAGATCTTCCAGGACATGTCGAAAAGCTCGTTTACCTTTCGCCACGAGGTGAAAGGCATTGCCGTGCCATATCGCCAGATCGGCGCCTTCAAGCCGGGCACGGGCGTGGGCGGCGCCGGCCTGCACTGGTCGGGCCAGCACTGGCGCGTGCTGCCGGAAGAGCTGCAATTGCGCAGCCATTACGAAAAGCGCTACGGCAAGAAATTCATCCCCGACGGCATGACGATCCAGGATTTCGGCGTCACGTATGAGGAACTGGAACCGCATTTCGATTTCGTCGAAAAAGTCTTCGGCACCTCGGGCCAGGCCTACAAGGTCAACGGCAAGATCGTCGGCCCCGGCAATATCTTCGAAGCGGACCGCTCCGACAACTACGCGCTGCCGCCGCAGAAAGTGCCGTACACGGCGCACCTGTTCCAGCTGGCGGCCAAGGAAGTGGGGCTCAATCCCTTCGTGTCCGCGTCCTCGAATGCGTCGCAGCCCTACACCAACCCGTACAACTGCCAGATGGGACCGTGCAATTTCTGCGGCTTCTGTTCCGGTTTTGCCTGCTACAACTACTCCAAGGCCTCGCCACAGGTCAACATCATGCCGGCGCTGCGCCTGGCGTCGAACTTTGAACTGCGCGCCAACTGCAATGTGCTGCGCATCAACCTCGACGGCAGCAAGCAGAAGGCCACCGGCGTGACCTATGTCAATGCCGACGGCAAGACGGTCGAGCAACCGGCCGACCTGGTGATCGCCAGCACCTTCGCTTACAACAATGCGCATTTGCTGCTGGTGTCCGGCATCGGCAAACCGTACGACCCGGTGAGCAACGAAGGTGTGGTCGGGCGCAATATCGCCTACCAGACCATGTCGACGGTGCAGATGTTCTACGAGCCGGGCAAGAACACCAATCCCTTTATCGGCTCGGGCGGCAACGGCGTGGCGGTCGATGACTATAACGGCGACAACTTCGACCATGGCCCGCTGGGCTTTGTCGGCGGCTCGCCCGCCTGGTGCAACCCGGCCGGCGTCAAGCCGATCGCCGGCATTCCGGTGCCGGACGGCACGCCGTCGTGGGGTTCCGGCTGGAAAAAAGCCGTCAAGGACAACTACACCAGTACCGTCTCGTTCGACGTGCACGGCGCCAATATGGTCTACCGCGACTGCTATGTCGACCTCGATCCGACTTATACCGACGTCTTCGGCCAGCCGCTGCTGCGCTTCACCTTCGACTGGAAGGACAACGACATCAAGATGAGCCGCTACGTGACCGGCAAGATGTTGGAAGTGGCGAAAGCCATGAAGCCGAAATCGATCCATGTGTCGATGAAAAACTTCGGCGACCACCTGGACTTGCGCAACTACCAGACCACCCACTGGGCCGGCGGCACCGCCATGGGCACGGACCGCCGCACCAGCGTCGTCAACCGCTACCTGCAAAGCTGGGATGTGTCGAACGTGTTCGTCGTCGGTTCGAGCGTGTTCCCGGTCGGCATCGGCTACAACCCGACCGGCCTGGCCGCCGCGCTGACTTACTGGTGCGCCAAGGCCGTGCGCGAACAATATCTGAAAGACCCGCGGCCACTGGTCGCCGCGTAA
- a CDS encoding sugar ABC transporter substrate-binding protein has product MYSIKSKGLLKCLAIAAMGASLGLSSGASHAAGEKFVMVSHAPDSDSWWNTIKNAIKQAGEDFNVTVDYRNPPNGDLADMARLIEQSAARNYDGLIADIADFSVLQKPLGTVVAKKILLVTINSGTLAQSEQLKAIMHVGQPEYDAGLGAGKRAKEAGIKSFVCVNHYAMNASSFERCRGFADALGVDFKSSTLDTNGVDPGVIESKVSAYLRSNPKTQAVLALGPDSAPPAMRAVEKMGLKGKMYFASFDLSDEIAKGIKDGSIQFAIDQQPYLQGYIPVAVMAIMKQQKITDLAKVKEILIANPKYQARLAEYGLAPIYGPRHISSGPGFVTKDNISKVEKYAGQFR; this is encoded by the coding sequence ATGTATAGCATCAAGAGCAAGGGTTTGTTGAAGTGCCTGGCCATCGCCGCCATGGGCGCCAGCCTGGGATTGAGCAGCGGCGCCAGCCATGCGGCCGGCGAGAAATTCGTGATGGTCAGCCATGCGCCGGACTCCGATTCCTGGTGGAACACCATCAAGAACGCCATCAAGCAGGCCGGCGAAGACTTCAATGTCACGGTCGACTACCGCAACCCGCCGAATGGCGACCTGGCCGACATGGCGCGCCTGATCGAGCAATCGGCGGCGCGCAACTACGATGGCCTGATCGCCGACATCGCCGACTTCAGCGTGCTGCAAAAACCGCTGGGCACGGTGGTGGCGAAGAAAATCCTGCTCGTCACCATCAACTCGGGCACCCTGGCGCAAAGCGAACAGCTCAAAGCCATCATGCACGTCGGCCAGCCTGAATATGACGCGGGCCTGGGCGCCGGCAAGCGCGCCAAGGAGGCGGGCATCAAGTCCTTCGTGTGCGTGAATCACTATGCGATGAATGCCTCGTCGTTCGAACGCTGCCGCGGTTTTGCCGATGCGCTCGGCGTCGACTTCAAGTCGTCCACGCTGGACACCAACGGCGTCGATCCTGGCGTGATCGAAAGCAAGGTCAGCGCCTATCTGCGCAGCAATCCGAAGACCCAGGCCGTGCTGGCGCTGGGACCGGATTCGGCGCCGCCGGCCATGCGCGCGGTGGAAAAAATGGGTCTGAAGGGCAAGATGTATTTCGCCAGCTTCGACTTGTCCGATGAAATCGCCAAGGGCATCAAGGACGGCAGCATCCAGTTCGCGATCGACCAGCAGCCCTACCTGCAAGGCTATATCCCGGTCGCCGTGATGGCCATCATGAAGCAGCAGAAGATCACCGACCTGGCCAAGGTCAAGGAAATCCTGATCGCCAATCCGAAGTACCAGGCGCGCCTGGCCGAATACGGCCTGGCTCCCATCTATGGCCCGCGCCACATCAGTTCCGGCCCCGGCTTCGTGACCAAGGACAACATCTCCAAGGTCGAGAAGTACGCCGGGCAATTCCGCTAA
- a CDS encoding cytochrome c yields MKKHTQRLLATLSLLLSAGAGMAAPADAQLIKQGEYLARAGDCIACHTAPQGKPYAGGLGMATPIGKVYSTNITPDKQHGIGNWSFEDFDKLMRTGVTKQGYTVYPAMPYPSYSRLSDADMRALYAYLMQGVPANASPNRAADIPWPLSMRFPLTVWRWVFAPTPAPYTPAAGGDQQLLRGAYLVQGLGHCGACHTARGVGMQEKALTELDSSAYLAGGAAIDGWVAPSLRNEHGGGLARWSEADIAEFLKTGRNSHSASFGAMNDVVAHSMQYMSKDDLGSIAKYLKSLPPANAKAPPFVGDDKVAKALFAGKVDGTGAQLYLNNCAGCHRSDGKGYSKAFPALAGNAVLQTADPTSAINIVLSGGMVPATHTAPSALVMGGYAKTLNDQQIADVVSFIQTSWGNHGSAATASQVAKLRKTAVPVQGTTEASFAPGRSGTVPVPPPARPNVMQP; encoded by the coding sequence ATGAAAAAACACACACAACGCCTCCTCGCGACGCTGTCCCTGCTGCTGTCGGCCGGCGCCGGCATGGCCGCCCCGGCCGACGCGCAACTGATCAAGCAGGGCGAATACCTGGCCCGTGCCGGCGACTGCATCGCCTGCCACACCGCCCCGCAAGGCAAACCCTACGCGGGCGGCCTCGGCATGGCGACACCGATCGGCAAGGTATATTCCACCAATATCACGCCGGACAAGCAGCACGGCATCGGCAACTGGAGTTTCGAAGACTTCGACAAGCTGATGCGCACCGGCGTGACCAAGCAGGGCTATACCGTCTACCCGGCCATGCCCTACCCCTCGTATTCGCGGCTGAGCGATGCCGACATGCGCGCGCTGTATGCCTACCTGATGCAGGGCGTGCCGGCCAACGCGTCGCCGAACCGCGCCGCGGATATTCCGTGGCCGCTGTCGATGCGCTTCCCGCTGACGGTGTGGCGCTGGGTATTCGCCCCGACGCCGGCGCCGTACACACCAGCAGCAGGCGGCGACCAGCAATTGCTGCGTGGCGCCTATCTGGTGCAGGGCCTGGGCCACTGCGGCGCCTGCCATACGGCGCGCGGCGTGGGCATGCAGGAGAAAGCCTTGACCGAACTCGACAGCAGCGCCTACCTGGCAGGCGGCGCCGCCATCGACGGCTGGGTCGCGCCATCGCTGCGCAACGAGCACGGCGGTGGCCTGGCGCGCTGGAGCGAAGCCGATATTGCCGAGTTCCTGAAAACCGGCCGCAACAGCCACAGCGCCTCGTTCGGCGCCATGAACGACGTGGTGGCGCACTCGATGCAGTACATGAGCAAGGACGACCTGGGCAGTATTGCCAAATACCTGAAATCGCTGCCGCCGGCCAATGCCAAAGCCCCGCCTTTTGTCGGCGACGACAAGGTCGCCAAGGCGCTGTTTGCCGGCAAGGTGGATGGCACGGGCGCGCAGCTGTACCTGAACAACTGCGCCGGCTGCCACCGTTCGGATGGCAAGGGTTACAGCAAGGCCTTCCCCGCGCTGGCCGGCAATGCGGTGCTGCAGACGGCGGACCCGACCTCGGCCATCAATATCGTGCTGTCGGGCGGCATGGTGCCGGCCACCCACACGGCGCCTTCCGCGCTGGTGATGGGCGGCTACGCCAAGACCCTGAACGACCAGCAGATCGCCGACGTGGTCAGTTTTATCCAGACCAGCTGGGGCAATCACGGCAGCGCCGCAACGGCATCGCAAGTGGCCAAGCTGCGCAAGACCGCCGTGCCGGTACAGGGCACGACGGAGGCGTCATTCGCGCCGGGACGCAGCGGCACGGTACCGGTGCCGCCGCCAGCGCGGCCCAATGTGATGCAGCCATGA
- the iolG gene encoding inositol 2-dehydrogenase, with the protein MIQVALFGAGRIGKIHAANLAAQAGVQFKYVVDVNAEAAAALAAIHGGSSATIEAALADPEVKAVVIASSTDTHADLILRSAAAGKAIFCEKPVDLTIDRARACAAAAKEAGVLCMLGFQRRYDPTFNALKKRIEAGEIGTPELLIVTSRDPGPPPVSYIKVSGGIFKDMLIHDFDIFRWILDDAAVSVHATGSCLVDPAIGEAGDLDTAVVTIRTASGRLCQINATRRAAYGYDQRFEVLGSKGMLQAGNHKPTEVTAYGAVNVSVDKPEDFFLERYRVAYAQEMAHFFDALSHGTPLRTTVEDGLKALELAEAATLSWREQRVVTL; encoded by the coding sequence ATGATCCAAGTAGCATTGTTTGGCGCCGGCCGCATCGGCAAGATCCACGCCGCCAACCTGGCGGCCCAGGCCGGCGTACAATTCAAGTACGTCGTCGATGTCAACGCCGAAGCGGCCGCCGCGCTGGCCGCCATCCATGGTGGCAGCAGCGCCACGATCGAGGCCGCGCTGGCCGACCCGGAGGTCAAGGCGGTCGTGATCGCGTCCAGCACCGACACCCATGCCGACCTGATACTGCGCTCGGCCGCCGCCGGCAAGGCCATCTTTTGCGAAAAGCCGGTCGACCTGACGATAGATCGCGCGCGCGCCTGCGCCGCCGCCGCCAAGGAAGCGGGCGTGCTGTGCATGCTGGGCTTCCAGCGACGCTACGACCCCACTTTCAATGCCCTGAAAAAGCGCATCGAAGCCGGTGAAATCGGCACGCCGGAATTGCTGATCGTCACCAGCCGCGATCCGGGTCCACCGCCGGTCAGCTATATCAAGGTATCGGGCGGCATCTTCAAGGACATGCTGATCCACGACTTCGACATCTTCCGCTGGATCCTCGACGACGCCGCCGTCAGCGTGCACGCCACCGGCAGTTGCCTGGTCGACCCCGCCATCGGCGAGGCGGGCGACCTCGATACGGCCGTGGTCACTATCCGCACCGCCAGCGGCCGCCTGTGCCAGATCAATGCCACGCGCCGCGCCGCCTACGGCTACGACCAGCGCTTCGAAGTGCTGGGCAGCAAGGGGATGCTGCAGGCGGGCAACCACAAGCCGACCGAAGTGACGGCCTATGGCGCGGTGAATGTCAGCGTGGACAAGCCGGAAGACTTCTTCCTCGAACGCTACCGCGTCGCCTATGCGCAGGAAATGGCGCATTTCTTTGACGCCTTGAGCCATGGCACGCCATTGCGCACCACCGTCGAAGACGGCCTGAAGGCGCTTGAACTGGCCGAAGCGGCGACCCTGTCGTGGCGCGAACAGCGCGTCGTCACCCTGTGA
- a CDS encoding ATP-binding cassette domain-containing protein has translation MSDHILALENVSKRFGSVLALQNITMRLKEGEVHCLLGDNGAGKSTLIKTLAGVHKPTEGQYLVDGKPVVFNSPSEALDMGVATVYQDLALVPLLSVARNFFMGREPMKKLLGLVPVMDIDYAAETARAKLAEMGIMVRDPHQAIGTMSGGEKQCLAIARAIHFGARVLILDEPTAALGVKQSFNVLKLIYKARERGISVIFITHNVHHAYPVGDSFTLLNRGKSLGTFTKDTVTKDALLDMMAGGEEMQTLMSELDGVTI, from the coding sequence ATGAGCGACCATATTCTTGCCCTGGAAAATGTCAGCAAGCGTTTCGGCTCCGTGCTGGCGCTGCAGAACATCACCATGCGGTTGAAAGAGGGCGAAGTGCACTGCTTGCTGGGCGATAACGGCGCCGGCAAGTCAACCCTGATCAAGACCCTGGCCGGCGTGCACAAGCCGACCGAAGGCCAGTACCTGGTCGACGGCAAGCCGGTGGTGTTCAATTCGCCCAGCGAAGCGCTGGACATGGGCGTGGCCACGGTGTACCAGGACCTGGCGCTGGTGCCGCTGCTGTCGGTGGCGCGCAATTTCTTCATGGGCCGCGAGCCGATGAAAAAACTGCTGGGCCTGGTGCCCGTGATGGACATCGATTATGCGGCCGAGACGGCACGCGCCAAGCTGGCCGAGATGGGCATCATGGTGCGCGACCCGCACCAGGCCATCGGCACCATGTCGGGCGGTGAAAAGCAGTGCCTGGCGATTGCCCGCGCGATCCACTTTGGCGCCCGCGTGCTGATCCTCGATGAACCGACGGCGGCACTGGGCGTGAAGCAATCGTTCAATGTGCTCAAACTGATCTACAAGGCGCGCGAACGGGGGATTTCCGTGATCTTCATTACCCACAATGTGCACCACGCGTATCCGGTCGGCGACTCGTTCACCCTGCTGAACCGGGGCAAGTCGCTCGGTACGTTCACCAAGGATACGGTGACCAAGGACGCCTTGCTCGACATGATGGCGGGCGGCGAGGAAATGCAAACGCTGATGAGCGAACTCGACGGCGTCACGATTTAA
- a CDS encoding gluconate 2-dehydrogenase subunit 3 family protein — protein sequence MKVIGISPQRRNFLRKAAIAVPVAAAIGAIGTAGTVLATGDGQDKPYQPTYFNAAEWATLCALVDRLIPADAEGPGALQAGVHEFIDLQMDTPYAYGKLWFMQAPFVDAPDEFGYQFHMAPRELYRSALPGFAQAVQRKTGKAYAELPVAQRDALVAELEKGTLPIGEVPATVFFKQLLQNTREGYFCDPAHGGNKDMAAWRMINFPGARADYMDWVEQYGVHYPLPPASIA from the coding sequence ATGAAAGTCATCGGCATCTCTCCGCAGAGACGCAATTTCCTGCGCAAGGCGGCCATCGCCGTTCCCGTCGCAGCCGCCATCGGCGCCATCGGCACGGCCGGCACGGTGCTGGCCACCGGCGACGGGCAGGACAAGCCCTACCAGCCCACCTATTTCAACGCCGCCGAATGGGCCACCTTGTGCGCGCTGGTCGACCGCCTGATCCCGGCCGATGCGGAAGGCCCTGGCGCGCTGCAGGCTGGCGTGCATGAGTTCATCGACCTGCAGATGGATACGCCCTATGCCTACGGCAAGCTGTGGTTCATGCAGGCGCCGTTTGTCGACGCGCCGGACGAATTCGGCTACCAGTTCCATATGGCGCCGCGCGAACTGTACCGCAGCGCCCTGCCCGGCTTCGCGCAGGCCGTGCAGCGCAAGACCGGCAAGGCCTATGCCGAGCTGCCCGTGGCGCAGCGTGACGCGCTGGTCGCCGAACTGGAAAAAGGTACTTTGCCGATCGGCGAAGTACCGGCCACCGTGTTCTTCAAGCAATTGCTGCAAAACACGCGCGAAGGCTATTTCTGCGACCCGGCCCATGGCGGCAACAAGGACATGGCGGCCTGGCGCATGATCAATTTCCCGGGCGCGCGTGCCGACTACATGGACTGGGTCGAGCAATACGGCGTCCACTATCCGCTGCCACCCGCCTCCATCGCATAA
- a CDS encoding Gfo/Idh/MocA family oxidoreductase gives MSNTSLKIGIVGLGRLGQRHAINLAQRVPNADVVAACSPVPAELDWAARELGITNGYADYDALLSHPGLDAVFLVTPTSMHPDQIIAALRAGKHVFCEKPLSLDLADCLKVEAEAARHPHLTTMIGFVRRFDTSYHDAQQKIAQGLIGKPYLVRSQTCDQNDPSGAFMRFAPTSGGIFLDCSVHDIDLARWLLGNPTPTRVYASGTNAIHKGLQEYGDVDNGLATVEFSDGSMATFMASRTLAHGHETLTEVFGTSGRLAVGSNPRLNRVEISDAHGVRNECTPDFYARFADAFLIEAQEFTDAALGRRTLSLTLNDATEATRLGIAMTQAMRERRIVEF, from the coding sequence ATGTCAAATACAAGCTTGAAAATCGGCATCGTCGGCCTGGGCCGGCTGGGCCAGCGCCACGCCATCAACCTGGCGCAGCGCGTGCCGAACGCCGACGTCGTCGCCGCCTGCAGCCCCGTGCCAGCCGAACTGGACTGGGCCGCGCGCGAACTGGGCATCACCAACGGCTATGCCGACTATGACGCCCTGCTGTCCCACCCGGGCCTGGACGCCGTCTTCCTCGTCACGCCGACGTCGATGCACCCGGACCAGATCATCGCCGCCCTGCGCGCCGGCAAGCACGTGTTCTGCGAAAAGCCGCTGTCGCTGGACCTGGCCGATTGTTTGAAAGTGGAAGCGGAAGCGGCGCGCCATCCGCACTTGACCACCATGATCGGCTTCGTGCGCCGCTTCGATACGAGCTACCATGACGCGCAGCAAAAGATCGCCCAGGGCCTGATCGGCAAGCCTTACCTGGTACGCTCGCAAACCTGCGACCAGAACGACCCCAGCGGCGCCTTCATGCGCTTTGCGCCCACCAGCGGCGGCATCTTTCTGGACTGCAGCGTGCACGATATCGACCTGGCGCGCTGGCTGCTGGGCAACCCCACGCCCACCCGCGTGTATGCCAGCGGCACCAACGCCATCCACAAGGGCCTGCAGGAATACGGCGACGTCGACAACGGCCTGGCGACGGTCGAGTTCTCCGACGGCAGCATGGCCACCTTCATGGCCTCGCGCACCCTGGCGCACGGCCACGAAACGCTGACCGAAGTGTTCGGCACCAGCGGACGCCTCGCCGTGGGCAGCAATCCGCGCCTGAACCGCGTGGAAATTTCGGACGCGCACGGCGTGCGCAATGAATGCACGCCCGACTTCTATGCCCGCTTTGCCGACGCCTTTCTGATCGAGGCGCAGGAGTTTACCGACGCGGCGCTGGGCCGGCGCACCCTGTCGCTGACCTTGAATGACGCCACCGAAGCGACGCGGCTGGGGATTGCCATGACGCAGGCGATGCGCGAACGGCGTATCGTGGAATTTTAA
- a CDS encoding DUF3563 family protein, which yields MLRLHNAVANGIEERVREEQDADLAEATDRYDLEFRMRKQDRSGGGSYWSNGNNR from the coding sequence ATGCTGCGTCTGCACAATGCGGTCGCCAACGGCATCGAAGAGCGCGTGCGTGAAGAGCAGGATGCGGACCTGGCCGAAGCGACCGACCGTTATGACCTGGAGTTCCGCATGCGCAAGCAGGACCGTTCGGGCGGCGGCAGCTACTGGAGCAATGGCAACAATCGTTAA
- a CDS encoding ABC transporter permease: MTALKSSLAAPGVTPALKQAAPAADERVGKTSRAKQLFGRPEFASISGTVLVFAFFIITAGDSGMFNLDGVVNWMQVASYLGIIAIGACLLMIAGEFDLSIGSMIGFAGMMIAIPTIYFQWPLWAAIVFAFAGSMALGWLNGYIVIKTRLPSFIVTLAFLFILRGLTLALSIMFANRTIVSGVGDLAANDWLASLLFQGNVATGLFHWLGAHGWIAVLDDGSPLVKGIPKVIAWWVVLAGAAAFVLSRTRFGNWMFAVGGDANAAKNVGVPVRKVKISLFVFTAFCACLFATLQVCDIGSAAADRGMQKEFEAIIAAVIGGALLTGGYGSVVGACFGALIFGVVQIGITYTNINSDWFRVFLGVMLLIAVLFNNFVRSRVTESR, translated from the coding sequence ATGACTGCGCTTAAATCCAGCCTGGCCGCCCCCGGCGTGACCCCGGCCCTGAAGCAGGCCGCGCCTGCCGCCGACGAACGGGTCGGCAAGACCAGCCGCGCCAAGCAACTGTTCGGCCGGCCCGAATTCGCCTCCATCTCCGGCACGGTGCTGGTGTTTGCGTTCTTTATCATTACCGCCGGCGACTCCGGCATGTTCAACCTTGACGGCGTGGTCAACTGGATGCAGGTGGCGTCCTACCTGGGCATCATCGCCATCGGCGCCTGCCTGTTGATGATCGCCGGTGAGTTCGACCTGTCAATCGGCTCCATGATCGGCTTTGCCGGCATGATGATCGCCATCCCCACCATCTATTTCCAGTGGCCGCTGTGGGCGGCCATCGTGTTCGCGTTTGCCGGTTCGATGGCGCTGGGCTGGCTGAACGGCTATATCGTCATCAAGACGCGCCTGCCGTCGTTCATCGTCACCCTGGCCTTTCTGTTCATCCTGCGCGGCCTGACCCTGGCGCTGTCGATCATGTTTGCCAACCGTACCATCGTCAGCGGCGTGGGCGATTTGGCGGCCAACGACTGGCTGGCCAGCCTGCTGTTCCAGGGTAATGTTGCCACCGGCCTGTTCCACTGGCTGGGCGCCCACGGCTGGATCGCCGTGCTCGACGACGGCTCGCCGCTGGTCAAAGGCATCCCGAAAGTGATCGCCTGGTGGGTCGTGCTGGCCGGCGCCGCCGCCTTCGTGCTGTCGCGTACCCGCTTCGGCAACTGGATGTTCGCCGTCGGCGGCGACGCCAACGCGGCCAAGAACGTCGGCGTGCCGGTGCGCAAAGTGAAAATCTCGCTGTTCGTCTTCACCGCCTTCTGCGCCTGCCTGTTTGCTACCTTGCAAGTGTGCGACATCGGCTCGGCCGCCGCCGACCGCGGCATGCAAAAGGAATTCGAAGCCATTATCGCGGCCGTCATCGGCGGCGCCTTGCTGACCGGCGGCTACGGCTCGGTGGTCGGCGCCTGCTTCGGCGCGCTGATCTTCGGCGTGGTGCAGATCGGCATCACCTACACCAATATCAATTCGGACTGGTTCCGCGTGTTCCTCGGCGTGATGCTGCTGATCGCGGTGCTGTTCAATAACTTTGTACGCTCACGCGTCACGGAATCGAGGTAA